The sequence CGAGAGGCCCCCGCGCGGACCAGCCATGCGTTGACCGACGCACCTCCGCAGGCCCGCTCCGGATCACGTCGGCTCGCCCGCCCGCCCGGCAGATCGTGCAGCCAGGGCCGTACCGCGGTCCGCCCGGAACAACGAACCCGCAGCCAGTTCCGCGGGCGTCTGCCGCTCGAGTCGGGCGTCGTCACGAGTACGTCGCCCACGCCGAAGCGCCCAGCGCGGGTGAGGAGTCCGACCTGCTGCCGGTACAGGCCACCGACATCGGTCGCGATGACGAGCGCTGCCGTCCGCGCCGCAGCGCGCTCCGGTCGACCTGGAGAGTGCGCGCCGGCTCAGGGCGGAGCCACTGATCCGAAGTCTCACGGCGCCCGCCAACTGCAATAACAAGCCCAGAGAGTGGAGACCGAGGGGTCAACGGTCGGCGGCCACTGACCAACCGCGAGGCGCTTAGCGGCAGGTCACCCACGATACGGCGGCCGGCGATACGGCGGCCCGCGGTGCGGCGGTGCGGCGATCAGAGGTGGCGATCAGAGGTGCGGCGGCCCGCGGTGCGGCGGTGCGGCGATCAGAGGTGCAGCGGCCCGCGGTGCGGCGGTTCGGCGGCCCGCGGTGCGGCGGTGCGGCGGCCTGCGGTGCGGCGGCCTGCGGTGCGGCGAACGGCGAGCGGTACGCGTGGTGGCGGCTCGCGATGTGGTGGTCCATGGCCGTAGTGACCATCGATGCGAGTGGTCTCGGCGATCTATGTGCGTCGTCAGCGGTTCGGCCCTGCCCAGCGAGGGCTCACGCATCACGCACTCAGCCCGGCTCATTCCCGCCACTCCGGCCGGCACCGGCGCGCCCCCCTCTGCTCACACACGCAGATTCACGACGTATCGGGGTTCTCCGGCCTCCGGAAGGCCCGGAAACTCGTCAATCTGCGCGCCCGCGTGCCCGCGTGCCTGCGAGCCTGCGTGCCTGCGAGCCCGCGTGCCCGCGTGCCTGCGCGTCCGCGTGCCCGCGTGCCCGCGTGCCCGCGTGCCCGCGTGCCCGCGTGCCCGCGTGCCCGCGTGCCCGCGCTCCCGCGCGCCCGCGCGGACAGACATCCCCCGCGGCCCGGGAAACGACGAAGCCCCCCGCGTGACGTGCGCGAGGGGCTTCATCACGTTCCAGCCGACACCCCCGGCTGGAACCCGGGGCACTACGGGCGAATCGGCGTCGCGACCAGCACGTTCCACTCGGTGAGCTTCTCGATCAGGCCGGCCGGGGACAGGTCGAACACGATCGCGAGCGTGCGCAGGTCGTCGGCGCGGATCGAGAGCACCCGGCCGTTGTAGTCGCCGCGCTGCTGCTGGATGCTCCGGGCGAACCGCTGCACGGCACCGAGCTCGTCACCGGGCAGCTGCTCGAGACGCTCGAGGTCGATGACGACCTTGCTCGCGCCCTCGTGACGGCCGGGGCCGTCGCCGGGGAGGAGCTCCGCGATCGGGACCCGGTAGAACTCGGCGAGCTCGTTCAGGCGGGCGACGGTGACGGCCCGGTCGCCGCGCTCGTACGAACCGACCACGACCGCCTTCCAGCGGCCACCGGACTTCTCCTCCACCCCCTGTAGCGAGAGACCCTGCTGCTGCCGGATGGCTCGCAGCCGGGCACCGAGGGCCTTGGCGTAATCGGACATTCGTTCTCCGAGGGGTATTGCGCATGCCCGGGGAAAGCATGCGGGCGGACGGGCAGCGACAGCCGAGCCACGTCTCCGCGCCCGGTCGCTACGGAGAGTGACCGTAGAGCCGAAAGGGCAATCCGGTCAAGAGGAATGACGAAACCGTAGCCGCCCGGCGTTGTGACGTTGAACGCCTCGGTCGATTCCACGCGGTAAGCACCTTTGCCCGATGTCGCTGCAGGGTGTGACCGTCACAGTTCATCATCCTGTCGTCACACGGTTCACATCGGTACCGGAAGTCGGGCCCTGGTCGGTACGAAACGGCACAGATTCTCGCTCCCGCACAACCCGCTCAGTCTCGTAACAGCTGTTGTGACCTGCGTCGCCTGTGATTCACGAGACGAGAACGGTGAGCCGTCGCAGACCGTCAGAGCGCTGATAGCGTTACCACGACAGTGCCAATCCTTTAACGACCCGTCCGGTGAGGCGGGGAAGGAGGTGGCCGGCGGTGACGCCTGCCATGGAGAGACTGCCCGACCAGCAAGACCGCGAGATCCTCGACGAAACCGCGGTGGGCCGCACGATCGACCGGATCGCCCACCAGATCCTCGAGAAGACCGACGGCGGAGCCGACACGGTATTGATGGGGATCCCGACCCGCGGCGCCCCGCTCGCCCGGCGGCTGGCCGGCCGCATCGAGACGTTCACCGGCGTGACCCTCCCGGTCGGCGCCCTCGACGTCACCCTCTACCGCGACGACCTGAAACTCCGCGGCCCGCGGGCCCTCGAACGCACCGACCTCCCCAGCGAGGGCATCGACGGCCGCCGGGTGATCCTGGTCGACGACGTCCTGTTCAGCGGCCGCACGATCCGCGCCGCGCTCGACGCCCTGTCCGACCTCGGCCGCCCGCGAAGCGTCCAACTGGCCGTTCTCGTCGACCGGGGGCACCGGGAACTACCGATCCGGGCCGACTACGTCGGCAAGAACCTGCCTACCTCGCGCAGCGAGAACGTGCGGGTCCACCTGCAGGAGACCGACGGTCGGGACGCGGTGGTGATCGCCGGATGATCACGCACCTCCTCTCCGCCGGTGATCTGGACGCCGAGACCGCCACCCTCATCCTCGATACGGCGCAGGAGCTCGCGGCCGCCTCGGGCCGGAGCGTCAAGAAGTTCCCGACGCTGCGCGGCCGCACGGTCGTGAACCTCTTCTACGAGGACTCGACCCGCACCCGGATCTCGTTCGAGGCCGCGGCCAAGCGCCTCTCGGCCGACGTCATCAACTTCTCGGCCAAGGGCTCCAGCGTCAGCAAGGGCGAATCGCTCAAGGACACCGCGCTGACGCTGCAGGCCATGGGCGCGGACGCCGTCGTGATCCGCCACCCGGCCAGCGGCGCCCCGAACACGCTGGCCAAGTGGGTCGACGGGGCCGTGGTCAACGCGGGCGACGGCACCCACGAGCACCCCACCCAGGCGCTGCTCGACGCGTACACGATGCGCAGCCGGCTCGGCCGGCTCGAAGGGCTGCGGGTCGGGATCGTCGGCGACGTGCTGCACAGCCGGGTCGCCCGGTCGAACGTGCTGCTGCTGGCGACGCTCGGCGCCGAGGTCACGCTGGTCGCCCCGCCGACGCTGGTGCCGGTCGGCGTCGGGTCCTGGCCGGCCGACGTCTCCTACGACCTGGACGCCGTCCTGCCGAAGCTCGACGTCGTGATGGCGCTCCGCGTGCAGCGGGAGCGCATGAACACGTCCTACTTCCCGACCGAGCGCGAGTACGCCCGCCGCTACGGGCTCGACCTGAAACGCCTGGCCGCGCTGCCCGAGCAGGCGATCGTGATGCACCCGGGCCCGATGAACCGAGGCATGGAGATCACGCCCGAAGTGGCCGACAGCAGCCGCTCCACGATCGTCGAACAGGTCACCAACGGCGTGCACGTCCGGATGGCCGTCCTCTACCTGCTCCTCGGAGGGGCCTCATGAGCAATTACCTGATCCGCGGCGCGACGTTCCCCGACGGCACCGCAAAGGACCTGGCGGTCGAGAACGGCCTGATCGTCGAGAAAACCGAAAACGCAGAGGTCATCGACGCTGAAGGCCTGCGACTCCTCCCCGGCCTCGTCGACCTGCACACCCACCTGCGTCAGCCCGGCCGGGAGGACGCCGAGACGATCGAGACCGGCAGCCGCGCGGCCGCGCTCGGCGGCTACACCGCGGTCTGCGCGATGGCCAACACCGACCCGGTCGCCGACGCGGCCGGGATCGTCGAGCAGGTCTGGCGGCTGGGCCGCGAGGTCGGCCTGGTCGACGTCCAGCCGATCGGCGCCGTCACCCTGGGCCTGAACGGCGAGCGGCTGGCCGAGCTGGGCGCGATGGCCGAGTCGGCCGCCCGGGTCCGGGTGTTCTCCGACGACGGCCACTGCGTGCACGACGCCGCGGTGATGCGCCGGGCGCTGGAGTACGTCAAGGCGTTCGACGGGGTCATCGCCCAGCACGCCGAGGATCCCAAGCTCACGGTCGGCGCGCAGATGAACGAGGGCGAGCAGTCCGCCCAGCTCGGGCTGGCCGGTTGGCCCGCGGTCGCCGAGGAGGCGATCATCGCCCGGGACGCGCTGCTCGCCGCCCACGTCGGGTCGCGGCTGCACGTCTGCCACGTCTCGACCGCGGGCTCGGTCGAGGTGCTGCGCTGGGCCAAGGGCCGCGGGATCCGGGTGACCGCCGAGGTCACCCCGCACCACCTGCTGCTCACCGACGAGCTGGCCGCGACCTACGACCCGGTCTACAAGGTCAACCCGCCGCTGCGCACGGCCGAGGACGTCACCGCGCTGCGCGAGGCCCTGGCCGACGGCACGATCGACGCGGTCGCCACCGACCACGCCCCGCACGCCCGCGAAGACAAGGAATGCGAGTGGGCGGCGGCCCGGCCCGGCATGCTCGGGCTGGAGACCGCGCTCCCGATCGTGATCCGGACGATGGTCGAGACCGGGCTGCTCGATTGGCAGGGCGTCGCCGACCGGATGAGCCACGCCCCGGCCCGCATCGCCGGCCTCACCGGCCTCACCGGCAACGGCCGGGCAACGAGCGGGGCCGGCGCCCACGGCCGCCCGCTCGCCGTCGGCGAGCCGGCCAACCTGACGCTCGTCGACCCGTCCGCGCGCTGGACGGTCACCCCGGACGGCCTGGCCAGCATCAGCCGCAACACCCCGTACGCCGGGCTCGAACTGCCGGGCACGATCGTGGCCACGTTCCTGCGCGGGCGTCCGACGGTCCTCGACGGCAAGGCCCAGGCATGATCGCGGCCGCCTACGAGCGCGGGCCCGACCACTGGACCGCCCGGATCCTGTTCACCGCGGCCGTGCTGGTGGTCTTCGGCCTGATCGTGCTGGCCGCCCGCCGGGCCTGGAAGCGACGGGTCGCGGCCCACGCCGACCTGCTGCCGCTCCCGACCGGCACGGTCACCGATGGCATCCCAGAAAGCAGCGGTCTCTACGTCGGCACCACCCAGGCCGGCGAGTGGCAGGCCCGCGTCTACGCCGGTGACCTGGCCAACCGCGCCGCCGCCACCCTGCACACCGGCCCCGAAGGCGTGCTGATCGAACGCGACGGCGCCGAACCGATCTTCATCCCGGCCGAATCGATCACCGGAGCCCGCCTCGACGCCGGCCTGGCCAACAAGGTCGTCGGCGGCGCCGGTCTGCTGGTCGTCACCTGGGAGCAGAACGGCTACGCGCTCGACACCGGCTTCCGCGCCGACCACCGCCTCGACAACGCCACCCACCTGCGTGAGATCGAGAAAGTCCTCCTGGAGAACGCCTCATGAAGACCCCTGCCCTACTGGTTCTGGAAGACGGCCGCACGTTCCGGGGCGAGGCCTTCGGCGCGATCGGCGAGACGTTCGGCGAAGCCGTCTTCACCACCGGCATGACCGGCTACCAGGAGACTCTCACCGACCCCTCGTACCACCGGCAGATCGTCACGATGACCGCGCCGCACATCGGCAACACCGGCGTGAACGGCGAGGACGACGAGTCGGCGAAAATCTGGGTCGCCGGCTACGTCGTCCGCGACCCGGCCCGGATCTCGTCCAACTGGCGCGCGACCGGCTCGCTCGACGACCGGCTGAAGGCCGAAGGCGTCGTCGGGATCGCCGGCGTCGACACCCGGGCCCTCACCCGGCACCTGCGCGAGCGGGGCGCGATGCGCGCCGCGGTCTCCAGCACCGGGGAAGACGCCGCGGACGTGCTGGCCAAAGTACGAACCAGCCCGAGCATGACCGGAGCCGACCTCGTCGGCGACGTCACCACCCCCGAGCCGTACGTGGTGAACGCCGAGGGCCCGACCCGGTTCAAGATCGCCGCGGTCGACCTCGGCATCAAGCGCAACACCCCGCGCCGGATGGCCGCCCGGGGCATCGAGGTGCACGTCCTCCCGGCCACGACGCCACCCGAGGAGCTGCTGAAACGGCAGCTCGACGGGGTCTTCTTCTCCAACGGCCCGGGCGACCCGGCCACCGCCGACGGCCCGGTGGCCCTGGCCCGGGCCGCGCTGGGGGCCCAGCTGCCCACGTTCGGCATCTGCTTCGGCAACCAGGTCCTCGGCCGTGCGCTCGGCTTCGGCACCTACAAGCTGGTCTACGGTCACCGCGGAATCAACCAGCCGGTCATCGACAAAAACACCGGCAAGGTCGAGATCACCGCCCACAACCACGGCTTCGCGGTCGACGCGCCCCGAGGGAAAGCCGCCGACACCGAATTCGGCCGCGCCGAGGTCAGCCACGTCTGCCTCAACGACGACGTGGTGGAGGGCCTGACCTGCCTCGACACCCCGGCGTTCAGCGTCCAGTACCACCCGGAAGCCGCGGCCGGCCCGCACGACGCGGACTACCTGTTCGACCGCTTCGTCGACCTCATGAAGGGCAAGAACTGATGCCGAAGCGCGACGACATCCGGCACGTGCTGGTGATCGGCTCCGGGCCGATCCTGATCGGGCAGGCCGCCGAGTTCGACTACTCCGGCACCCAGGCCTGCCGCGTGCTCCGCGAGGAGGGCCTGCGGGTCAGCCTGGTCAACTCCAACCCGGCGACGATCATGACCGACCCGGAGTTCGCCGACTCGACCTACATCGAGCCGATCACCGTGGAGTACGTCGAGCAGATCATCGCCCGCGAGCGCCCCGACGCCCTGCTGGCCACCCTCGGCGGCCAGACCGCGCTCAACACCGCGGTCGCGCTGCACGAGAAGGGGATCCTGGAGAAGTACAACGTCGAGCTGATCGGCGCCGACATCGACGCGATCCAGCGCGGCGAGGACCGGCAGCGCTTCAAGGACATCTGCGCCTCGGTCGGCGCCGAGACCCCCCGCTCCGCGGTGTGTCACTCGATGGAGGAGGTCCGGTCCACCGTCGCCGAACTCGGCCTCCCGGTGGTGATCCGTCCGTCGTTCACGATGGGCGGCCTGGGCTCCGGTATGGCCCATACGGACGCCGACCTGGAGCGCATCGCGGGCGGCGGACTGGCCGCGAGCCCGGTCCACGAGGTGCTGATCGAGGAGAGCGTGCTCGGCTGGAAGGAGTACGAGCTCGAGCTCATGCGCGACCGCAACGACAACGTCGTGGTCGTCTGCTCGATCGAGAACGTCGACGCGATGGGCGTGCACACCGGCGACTCGGTGACCGTCGCCCCGGCCATGACGCTCACCGACCGCGAGTACCAGCGGCTGCGTGACGTCGGCATCGACGTGCTGCGCGCGGTCGGCGTCGACACCGGCGGGTGCAACATCCAGTTCGCGATCAACCCGGAGACCGGCCGGCTGGTCGTCATCGAGATGAACCCGCGGGTGTCCCGCTCGTCGGCGCTGGCCTCCAAGGCGACCGGCTTCCCGATCGCCAAGATCGCGGCCAAGCTCGCGGTCGGCTACACGCTCGACGAGATCCGCAACGACATCACCGAGCAGACGCCGGCCAGCTTCGAGCCGAGCCTGGACTACGTCGTCGTGAAGGTGCCGCGGTTCGCGTTCGAGAAGTTCCCCGGCGCCGACCCGGAGCTGACCACGACGATGAAGTCGGTCGGCGAGGCGATGGCGCTGGGCCGGTCGTTCCCGGAGGCGCTGAACAAGGCGCTGCGCTCGGCCGAGACCGGCGCGGCCGGCTTCTGGACGACGCCGGATCCGGAGAACGACCCGCTGGACGCGCTGAAGATCCCGCACGACGGCCGGCTGTACGACGCCGAGCGGGCACTCCGGCTCGGGCACTCCGTCGAGGAGGTCGCCGCGGTCTCCGGCTACGACCCCTGGTTCGTCGACCAGATCGCGTCGCTGGTCGAGCTGCGGGCCGAGCTCGTCGACGCGCCGGTCCTCGACGTCGAACTGCTGCGCCGGGCCAAGCGGGCCGGGCTCTCCGACCGCCAGGTCGCGTCGCTGCGGCCGGAGTTCGCCGGCGAGGACGGCGTCCGGACCCTGCGGCAGCGGCTGGGGGTGCGTCCGGTCTACAAGACCGTCGACACCTGCGCGGCCGAGTTCGCCGCGAGCACGCCGTACCACTACAGCGCCTACGAGACCGACCCGGAGGCCGAGACCGAGGTCGCGCCGAGCACCGGGGCCAAGGTGATGATCCTGGGCTCCGGCCCGAACCGGATCGGCCAGGGCATCGAGTTCGACTACTCCTGCGTCCACGCCGCGATGTCCCTGCGGGACGCCGGCTACGAGACCGTGATGGTCAACTGCAACCCGGAGACGGTGTCCACCGACTACGACACGTCCGACCGGCTCTACTTCGAGCCGCTCACGTTCGAGGACGTGCTCGAGGTCTGGCACGCCGAGGACTCGTCGGGCAAGGCGGCCGGCGGGCCCGGCGTCGTCGGCGTCATCGTGCAGCTCGGCGGGCAGACGCCGCTCGGGCTGGCCCGGCGGCTGGCCGCGGCCGGCGTCCCGATCGTCGGGACGCCGCCGGAGAGCATCCACCTGGCCGAGGAGCGGGGCGCGTTCGGCCGGGTGCTGGAGGCAGCGAAGCTGCCGTCGCCCAAGCACGGCCTGGCCACGTCCTACCCCGAGGCGCACGCGATCGCCGAGACGCTCGGCTACCCGGTGCTGGTCCGGCCGTCCTACGTCCTCGGCGGACGGGGCATGGAGATCGTCTACGACGACGCCACGCTGGAGTCCTACATCGCCCGGGCGACCGAGGTCAGCCCCGAGCATCCGGTGCTGGTCGACAGCTTCCTCGACGACGCGATCGAGATCGACGTGGACGCGCTCGCCGACGGCACGGGGGAGATCTACCTCGGTGGCGTGATGGAGCACATCGAGGAGGCCGGGATCCACTCCGGCGACTCGGCCTGCGCGCTGCCGCCGATCACGCTCGGGTCGTCGGACATCGCGAACGTGCGCCGGTCGACGGCGGCCATCGCCGCCGGGGTGGGCGTTCGCGGGCTGCTCAACGTGCAGTACGCGCTCAAGGACGACACGCTCTACGTCCTCGAGGCCAACCCGCGGGCGTCGCGGACGGTCCCGTTCGTCTCCAAGGCGACGGCGGTGCCGCTGGCCAAGGCCGCGGCCCGGATCATGCTCGGCGCGACGATCGCCGATCTGCGCGAGGAGGGGCTGCTGCCGGCGACCGGCGACGGCGGGTCGCTGGCCCTGGAGCAGACGCCGATCGCGGTCAAGGAGGCCGTGCTGCCGTTCAAGCGGTTCCGGACGACCACCGGGGCCGGCATCGACAGCCTGCTCGGCCCGGAGATGAAGTCGACCGGCGAGGTCATGGGCATCGACACCGCGTTCGGCGCCGCGTTCGCGAAGAGCCAGGCCGGGGCCTACGGGTCGCTGCCGACCGAGGGCCGGGTGTTCGTCTCGGTCGCGAACAAGGACAAGCGCTCGATCGTCTTCCCGGTCAAGCGCCTGACCGACCTGGGCTTCGAGGTGATCGCCACGCACGGCACCGCCGAGGTGCTGTGGCGGCACGGCATCCCGGCTCGCGTGGTGCGCAAGCACTTCGAGCCGGCCGGCGGCGACGACGATCACGACGTGGTCACGTTGATTCGGGCCGGCGAGGTTCAACTCGTCGTCAACACGCCGTACGGGAACTCCGGGCCGCGCGTCGACGGGTACGAGATCCGGTCGGCCGCGGTGAGCGCCGACGTCCCGTGCATCACGACCGTGCAGGCGGCCGCGGCGGCGGTGCTCGGCATCGAGGCGCAGCTGCGTGGCGAGCTGTTCGTCCGCCCGCTGCAGGAGCTGCACAAGGCGCTGCGTCCGTGAGCGCCTACGGGGTCCTGCGAGACCGGGCGCTCTTCCGTCTCGGCGGTGGCGACGCCGAGACGGCGCACGAGCGGACACTGGACGCGCTGGCGCGGTTCGGCCGTTTCCCGATGGCCGTGGCCGCTTCCCGCCGCTGGGCCCTGGGCGACGCGCCGGGCCTGGCCCGGACGCTGTTCGGGGTGCCGTTCCCGGGGCCGGTCGGGCTGGCCGCGGGCATGGACAAGAACGGGGTCGCGCTGCCGGCCTGGGCCGGGCTCGGGTTCGGGTTCGTCGAGGTCGGCACCGTGACCGCGCACGGGCAGCCGGGCAACCCGCGGCCCCGGCTGTTCCGGTTGCCCGAGAGCGAGGCGATCGTCAACCGGATGGGGTTCAACAACCGGGGCGCGGCCGCGCTGGCCGCCCGGCTGGCCGACCTGTCGGTGGGTGGCCGCCCGCCGCTGCCGGTCCCGGTCGGGGTGAGCCTGGGCAAGTCCAAGGTCACCCCGCTGGACGCGGCCGTCGAGGACTACCTGCGGTCGCTGCGCGCCGTCCACCGCTACGCCGACTACGTGGCGGTGAACGTGAGCTCGCCGAACACGCCGGGCCTGCGGGCGCTGCAGGACCGGTCGGCGCTCGATTCGCTGGTGGGCGCACTGGCCGCGGAAGCCGCCGCGCTCCGGGACACCCCTGGGCCGCGTCGTCCGGCCGGGCGCGCGGTGCCGCTCGTCGTCAAGATCGCGCCGGACCTGACCGACGCGGCCGTCGGCGAGGTGCTCGAGGTCTGTGCGGCGCACGGCGTCGCCGGCGTCATCGTGTCCAACACGACGCTCGGCCGCGCCGGGGTCACCACGACGGAGGCGGGCGGGCTCTCCGGCGCTCCGCTGGCCGCGCGGGCCCGGGACCTGGTCCGGTTCGTGGTGCAGGAGACCGCCGGGCGGCTGCCGGTGATCGGCGTCGGCGGCATCCTGACGCCCGCCGACGCGACCGCGATGTTCGACCGCGGGGCGGCGCTGATCCAGCTCTACACCGGGCTCGTCTACCGCGGGCCCGGGCTGGTCCGGGCGATCAACAAATCCGTCACTCAGCGTGGCGTCGGGCGCCTCAGCTCCGCCGAGGCCATTTCCGACCCTCTGAGAGCCCCGCAGAGCGCTCCGCAGGGGGCGTTGGAGGGTCGAGTCACCACAGGCGGTCCGGCGACGCTCAGCGGGCCTGTAGCAGGGGAGGGTCCGAGTGAGCGTTAACACGTCGCAGGTCGCGGCCGACCGCGATCACTTCGGGGCCCGCCTGGCCAAGGCCGTCGCCGAGCGGGGACCACTCTGCGTGGGCATCGATCCGCACCCCGGACTGCTCGACGCCTGGGGGCTGACCAGGGACGTTGCCGGGGTCGAGCGGTTCGCGCGCACGGTCGTGGACGCGTTGGCCGGGCAGGTCGCGGTGCTCAAGCCGCAGTCGGCGTTCTTCGAGCGGTACGGGTCGCGCGGGATCGCCGTGCTCGAGCGGGTGATCCTCGACGCCCGGGCGGCCGGCGCGCTGGTGCTCAACGACGTCAAGCGGGGCGACATCGGCAGCACGATGGACGCCTACGCCGCCGCGTACCTGGACCCGGCGTCCCCGTTGTGCGGTGACGCGATGACCGCGAGCCCGTATCTCGGGTTCGGGTCGCTGGCGCCGCTGCTCTCCGCCGCGATCGCCCACGGCAACGGCGTCTTCGTGCTCGGCCTGACGTCCAACCCCGAAGGACCTCAGGTGCAGCACGCGGTCGCCGCCGACGGACGGACCGTCGCGCAGACCGTACTGGACGCGGTCGCGTCCGCGGACGCGGG comes from Cryptosporangium phraense and encodes:
- a CDS encoding transcriptional regulator, whose amino-acid sequence is MSDYAKALGARLRAIRQQQGLSLQGVEEKSGGRWKAVVVGSYERGDRAVTVARLNELAEFYRVPIAELLPGDGPGRHEGASKVVIDLERLEQLPGDELGAVQRFARSIQQQRGDYNGRVLSIRADDLRTLAIVFDLSPAGLIEKLTEWNVLVATPIRP
- a CDS encoding dihydroorotase; its protein translation is MSNYLIRGATFPDGTAKDLAVENGLIVEKTENAEVIDAEGLRLLPGLVDLHTHLRQPGREDAETIETGSRAAALGGYTAVCAMANTDPVADAAGIVEQVWRLGREVGLVDVQPIGAVTLGLNGERLAELGAMAESAARVRVFSDDGHCVHDAAVMRRALEYVKAFDGVIAQHAEDPKLTVGAQMNEGEQSAQLGLAGWPAVAEEAIIARDALLAAHVGSRLHVCHVSTAGSVEVLRWAKGRGIRVTAEVTPHHLLLTDELAATYDPVYKVNPPLRTAEDVTALREALADGTIDAVATDHAPHAREDKECEWAAARPGMLGLETALPIVIRTMVETGLLDWQGVADRMSHAPARIAGLTGLTGNGRATSGAGAHGRPLAVGEPANLTLVDPSARWTVTPDGLASISRNTPYAGLELPGTIVATFLRGRPTVLDGKAQA
- the pyrF gene encoding orotidine-5'-phosphate decarboxylase — encoded protein: MSVNTSQVAADRDHFGARLAKAVAERGPLCVGIDPHPGLLDAWGLTRDVAGVERFARTVVDALAGQVAVLKPQSAFFERYGSRGIAVLERVILDARAAGALVLNDVKRGDIGSTMDAYAAAYLDPASPLCGDAMTASPYLGFGSLAPLLSAAIAHGNGVFVLGLTSNPEGPQVQHAVAADGRTVAQTVLDAVASADAGYLPYGPVGVVVGATVGETGHDLSRVNGPFLAPGLGAQGATADDLRAVFGDARRAVLPSVSREVLRAGPDRASLRSVAARAADDFAAVLA
- the carB gene encoding carbamoyl-phosphate synthase large subunit; this translates as MPKRDDIRHVLVIGSGPILIGQAAEFDYSGTQACRVLREEGLRVSLVNSNPATIMTDPEFADSTYIEPITVEYVEQIIARERPDALLATLGGQTALNTAVALHEKGILEKYNVELIGADIDAIQRGEDRQRFKDICASVGAETPRSAVCHSMEEVRSTVAELGLPVVIRPSFTMGGLGSGMAHTDADLERIAGGGLAASPVHEVLIEESVLGWKEYELELMRDRNDNVVVVCSIENVDAMGVHTGDSVTVAPAMTLTDREYQRLRDVGIDVLRAVGVDTGGCNIQFAINPETGRLVVIEMNPRVSRSSALASKATGFPIAKIAAKLAVGYTLDEIRNDITEQTPASFEPSLDYVVVKVPRFAFEKFPGADPELTTTMKSVGEAMALGRSFPEALNKALRSAETGAAGFWTTPDPENDPLDALKIPHDGRLYDAERALRLGHSVEEVAAVSGYDPWFVDQIASLVELRAELVDAPVLDVELLRRAKRAGLSDRQVASLRPEFAGEDGVRTLRQRLGVRPVYKTVDTCAAEFAASTPYHYSAYETDPEAETEVAPSTGAKVMILGSGPNRIGQGIEFDYSCVHAAMSLRDAGYETVMVNCNPETVSTDYDTSDRLYFEPLTFEDVLEVWHAEDSSGKAAGGPGVVGVIVQLGGQTPLGLARRLAAAGVPIVGTPPESIHLAEERGAFGRVLEAAKLPSPKHGLATSYPEAHAIAETLGYPVLVRPSYVLGGRGMEIVYDDATLESYIARATEVSPEHPVLVDSFLDDAIEIDVDALADGTGEIYLGGVMEHIEEAGIHSGDSACALPPITLGSSDIANVRRSTAAIAAGVGVRGLLNVQYALKDDTLYVLEANPRASRTVPFVSKATAVPLAKAAARIMLGATIADLREEGLLPATGDGGSLALEQTPIAVKEAVLPFKRFRTTTGAGIDSLLGPEMKSTGEVMGIDTAFGAAFAKSQAGAYGSLPTEGRVFVSVANKDKRSIVFPVKRLTDLGFEVIATHGTAEVLWRHGIPARVVRKHFEPAGGDDDHDVVTLIRAGEVQLVVNTPYGNSGPRVDGYEIRSAAVSADVPCITTVQAAAAAVLGIEAQLRGELFVRPLQELHKALRP
- a CDS encoding aspartate carbamoyltransferase catalytic subunit; translation: MITHLLSAGDLDAETATLILDTAQELAAASGRSVKKFPTLRGRTVVNLFYEDSTRTRISFEAAAKRLSADVINFSAKGSSVSKGESLKDTALTLQAMGADAVVIRHPASGAPNTLAKWVDGAVVNAGDGTHEHPTQALLDAYTMRSRLGRLEGLRVGIVGDVLHSRVARSNVLLLATLGAEVTLVAPPTLVPVGVGSWPADVSYDLDAVLPKLDVVMALRVQRERMNTSYFPTEREYARRYGLDLKRLAALPEQAIVMHPGPMNRGMEITPEVADSSRSTIVEQVTNGVHVRMAVLYLLLGGAS
- a CDS encoding quinone-dependent dihydroorotate dehydrogenase; this encodes MSAYGVLRDRALFRLGGGDAETAHERTLDALARFGRFPMAVAASRRWALGDAPGLARTLFGVPFPGPVGLAAGMDKNGVALPAWAGLGFGFVEVGTVTAHGQPGNPRPRLFRLPESEAIVNRMGFNNRGAAALAARLADLSVGGRPPLPVPVGVSLGKSKVTPLDAAVEDYLRSLRAVHRYADYVAVNVSSPNTPGLRALQDRSALDSLVGALAAEAAALRDTPGPRRPAGRAVPLVVKIAPDLTDAAVGEVLEVCAAHGVAGVIVSNTTLGRAGVTTTEAGGLSGAPLAARARDLVRFVVQETAGRLPVIGVGGILTPADATAMFDRGAALIQLYTGLVYRGPGLVRAINKSVTQRGVGRLSSAEAISDPLRAPQSAPQGALEGRVTTGGPATLSGPVAGEGPSER
- the carA gene encoding glutamine-hydrolyzing carbamoyl-phosphate synthase small subunit, which gives rise to MKTPALLVLEDGRTFRGEAFGAIGETFGEAVFTTGMTGYQETLTDPSYHRQIVTMTAPHIGNTGVNGEDDESAKIWVAGYVVRDPARISSNWRATGSLDDRLKAEGVVGIAGVDTRALTRHLRERGAMRAAVSSTGEDAADVLAKVRTSPSMTGADLVGDVTTPEPYVVNAEGPTRFKIAAVDLGIKRNTPRRMAARGIEVHVLPATTPPEELLKRQLDGVFFSNGPGDPATADGPVALARAALGAQLPTFGICFGNQVLGRALGFGTYKLVYGHRGINQPVIDKNTGKVEITAHNHGFAVDAPRGKAADTEFGRAEVSHVCLNDDVVEGLTCLDTPAFSVQYHPEAAAGPHDADYLFDRFVDLMKGKN
- a CDS encoding transporter translates to MIAAAYERGPDHWTARILFTAAVLVVFGLIVLAARRAWKRRVAAHADLLPLPTGTVTDGIPESSGLYVGTTQAGEWQARVYAGDLANRAAATLHTGPEGVLIERDGAEPIFIPAESITGARLDAGLANKVVGGAGLLVVTWEQNGYALDTGFRADHRLDNATHLREIEKVLLENAS
- the pyrR gene encoding bifunctional pyr operon transcriptional regulator/uracil phosphoribosyltransferase PyrR, encoding MERLPDQQDREILDETAVGRTIDRIAHQILEKTDGGADTVLMGIPTRGAPLARRLAGRIETFTGVTLPVGALDVTLYRDDLKLRGPRALERTDLPSEGIDGRRVILVDDVLFSGRTIRAALDALSDLGRPRSVQLAVLVDRGHRELPIRADYVGKNLPTSRSENVRVHLQETDGRDAVVIAG